The following are encoded in a window of Urocitellus parryii isolate mUroPar1 chromosome 7, mUroPar1.hap1, whole genome shotgun sequence genomic DNA:
- the Penk gene encoding proenkephalin-A — MARFLRLCTWLLALGPGILATVQAECSQDCATCSYRLVRPGDINFLACTLECEGQLPSLKIWETCKELLQMSKPELPQDGTNTLRESSKQEESHVLAKKYGGFMKRYGGFMKKMDELYPVEPEEEANGGEVLAKRYGGFMKKDAEEGDALANSSDLLKELLGTGDNRGRESHPQDGSDNDEDVSKRYGGFMRGLKRSPQLEDEAKELQKRYGGFMRRVGRPEWWMDYQKRYGGFLKRFAESLPSDEEGENYSKEVPEMEKRYGGFMRF; from the exons AGGCAGAATGCAGCCAAGACTGCGCGACATGCAGCTACCGCCTAGTGCGCCCTGGCGACATCAACTTCCTG GCTTGCACCCTGGAATGTGAAGGACAACTGCCCTCTCTCAAAATCTGGGAAACCTGCAAGGAACTCCTGCAGATGTCCAAGCCCGAGCTTCCTCAAGATGGCACCAACACCCTCAGAGAGAGCAGCAAGCAGGAAGAGAGCCATGTGCTCGCCAAAAAGTATGGGGGGTTCATGAAGAGGTACGGAGGCTTCATGAAGAAGATGGATGAACTGTACCCCGTGGAGCCCGAAGAAGAGGCCAATGGAGGTGAAGTCCTTGCCAAGAGGTACGGGGGCTTCATGAAGAAGGATGCAGAGGAAGGGGACGCCCTGGCCAATTCCTCAGACCTGCTGAAAGAGCTGCTGGGAACAGGTGACAACCGCGGGAGAGAGAGCCACCCCCAGGATGGCAGTGACAATGATGAGGACGTGAGCAAGAGATATGGGGGCTTCATGAGGGGCCTCAAGAGAAGCCCCCAACTGGAAGACGAGGCCAAAGAGCTGCAGAAGAGATATGGGGGCTTCATGAGAAGAGTGGGCCGCCCAGAGTGGTGGATGGACTACCAGAAGAGATACGGGGGCTTCCTGAAGCGCTTTGCTGAGTCTCTGCCCTCCGATGAGGAAGGAGAAAATTATTCCAAAGAAGTTCCCGAGATGGAAAAAAGATATGGAGGATTTATGCGATTTTAA